A genome region from Mastacembelus armatus chromosome 8, fMasArm1.2, whole genome shotgun sequence includes the following:
- the LOC113140474 gene encoding BUB3-interacting and GLEBS motif-containing protein ZNF207-like isoform X1, whose amino-acid sequence MGRKKKKQMKPWCWYCNRDFDDEKILIQHQKAKHFKCHICHKKLYTGPGLAIHCMQVHKETIDGVPNAIPGRTDIELEIYGMEGIPEKDMEERRRVLEQKNQETQKKKQNQDDSDEYDEDDEPGPSFQQAAVGQPQASYIPPMTQPGMPPGSGAPGIPPGNYSGIPPMMPGVPPMMPGMPPVMPGMPPGMIPMGGIMPPAPGMPPMMPGLPPGMPSSVSHRPGITHMAQVPPAANMLTRPVVPAATVPSVQPDVTKPLFPSAGQMGSRVASTSAGSSNAESQSTSPKALFSVTSQSQTVSGSPHHPPSTSSEPLKPTFPAYTQATAAGTSPSGGTSMVSKPPSAVTSKPATLTTSSATSKLIHPDEDLSLEELRAQLPRYKCSILQQGQAIAAASVGPVAGMISPQQSGMRHPIPGQYGGPQGMPGYIPGGMPPYGETSSVVSPGYQGTPSRPPMGIRPPVMSPGGRY is encoded by the exons AtgggaagaaagaagaaaaagcaaatgaagCCTTGGTGCTG GTACTGTAACAGAGACTTCGACGATGAAAAGATCCTCATTCAGCATCAGAAGGCCAAACATTTTAAGTGTCACATTTGTCATAAAAAGCTGTACACCGGCCCCGGGCTCGCAATCCACTGTATGCAG GTACATAAAGAGACCATTGATGGAGTTCCAAATGCAATACCTGGAAGGACAGATATTGAACTGGAAATATACGGTATGGAGGGTATTCCAGAGAAAGACatggaagagaggagaagagtgCTAGAACAGAAGAACCAAG AGACtcagaagaaaaagcagaaccAGGATGACTCTGATGAGTATGATGAGGATGACGAGCCTGGCCCCTCGTTCCAGCAGGCTGCTGTAGGACAGCCCCAGGCATCCTATATCCCTCCCATGACCCAGCCTGGCATGCCTCCTGGCTCTGGTGCTCCAGGTATACCACCAGGCAATTACTCAG gAATTCCCCCGATGATGCCAGGTGTGCCACCAATGATGCCAGGAATGCCTCCTGTAATGCCAGGAATGCCTCCAGG GATGATACCAATGGGTGGGATTATGCCTCCAGCTCCAGGAATGCCTCCCATGATGCCTGGTCTGCCACCAG GTATGCCTTCTTCAGTGAGCCACCGTCCAGGCATCACACACATGGCTCAGGTCCCCCCTGCTGCAAACATGCTGACAAGACCTGTTGTCCCAGCTGCCACTGTCCCCTCAGTCCAACCTGATGTCACAAAACCTCTGTTCCCCAGTGCTGGACAG ATGGGCAGTCGGGTTGCAAGTACAAGTGCAGGCTCATCAAATGCAGAATCTCAATCCACCTCTCCTAaagctctgttttctgtcacatcACAA AGTCAGACAGTGTCAGGGTCCCCGCACCATCCCCCCTCTACCTCCTCTGAACCCTTAAAGCCCACATTCCCAGCCTACACTCAGGCCACTGCAGCTGGGACCAGTCCCAGCGGTGGGACCAGCATGGTCTCCAAGCCTCCCTCTGCTGTGACCAGTAAGCCTGCCACGCTCACCACCTCCAGTGCAACCAGTAAGTTGATCCACCCTGATGAGGATCTCTCACTG GAAGAGTTACGGGCTCAGCTGCCCAGGTACAAGTGCAGCATTCTCCAGCAAGGCCAGGCCATTGCTGCTGCCTCAGTGGGTCCCGTGGCTGGCATGATATCTCCTCAGCAGTCTGGCATGAGGCATCCCATACCTG GCCAGTATGGAGGGCCACAGGGGATGCCAGGTTACATACCAGGAGGGATGCCTCCATATGGAGAGACCTCTTCTGTGGTTTCTCCAGGGTACCAGGGAACCCCTTCGCGGCCACCCATGGGTATCAGACCCCCTGTCATGTCTCCTGGAGGCCGATACTGA
- the LOC113140474 gene encoding BUB3-interacting and GLEBS motif-containing protein ZNF207-like isoform X2 gives MGRKKKKQMKPWCWYCNRDFDDEKILIQHQKAKHFKCHICHKKLYTGPGLAIHCMQVHKETIDGVPNAIPGRTDIELEIYGMEGIPEKDMEERRRVLEQKNQETQKKKQNQDDSDEYDEDDEPGPSFQQAAVGQPQASYIPPMTQPGMPPGSGAPGIPPGNYSGIPPMMPGVPPMMPGMPPVMPGMPPGMIPMGGIMPPAPGMPPMMPGLPPGMPSSVSHRPGITHMAQVPPAANMLTRPVVPAATVPSVQPDVTKPLFPSAGQSQTVSGSPHHPPSTSSEPLKPTFPAYTQATAAGTSPSGGTSMVSKPPSAVTSKPATLTTSSATSKLIHPDEDLSLEELRAQLPRYKCSILQQGQAIAAASVGPVAGMISPQQSGMRHPIPGQYGGPQGMPGYIPGGMPPYGETSSVVSPGYQGTPSRPPMGIRPPVMSPGGRY, from the exons AtgggaagaaagaagaaaaagcaaatgaagCCTTGGTGCTG GTACTGTAACAGAGACTTCGACGATGAAAAGATCCTCATTCAGCATCAGAAGGCCAAACATTTTAAGTGTCACATTTGTCATAAAAAGCTGTACACCGGCCCCGGGCTCGCAATCCACTGTATGCAG GTACATAAAGAGACCATTGATGGAGTTCCAAATGCAATACCTGGAAGGACAGATATTGAACTGGAAATATACGGTATGGAGGGTATTCCAGAGAAAGACatggaagagaggagaagagtgCTAGAACAGAAGAACCAAG AGACtcagaagaaaaagcagaaccAGGATGACTCTGATGAGTATGATGAGGATGACGAGCCTGGCCCCTCGTTCCAGCAGGCTGCTGTAGGACAGCCCCAGGCATCCTATATCCCTCCCATGACCCAGCCTGGCATGCCTCCTGGCTCTGGTGCTCCAGGTATACCACCAGGCAATTACTCAG gAATTCCCCCGATGATGCCAGGTGTGCCACCAATGATGCCAGGAATGCCTCCTGTAATGCCAGGAATGCCTCCAGG GATGATACCAATGGGTGGGATTATGCCTCCAGCTCCAGGAATGCCTCCCATGATGCCTGGTCTGCCACCAG GTATGCCTTCTTCAGTGAGCCACCGTCCAGGCATCACACACATGGCTCAGGTCCCCCCTGCTGCAAACATGCTGACAAGACCTGTTGTCCCAGCTGCCACTGTCCCCTCAGTCCAACCTGATGTCACAAAACCTCTGTTCCCCAGTGCTGGACAG AGTCAGACAGTGTCAGGGTCCCCGCACCATCCCCCCTCTACCTCCTCTGAACCCTTAAAGCCCACATTCCCAGCCTACACTCAGGCCACTGCAGCTGGGACCAGTCCCAGCGGTGGGACCAGCATGGTCTCCAAGCCTCCCTCTGCTGTGACCAGTAAGCCTGCCACGCTCACCACCTCCAGTGCAACCAGTAAGTTGATCCACCCTGATGAGGATCTCTCACTG GAAGAGTTACGGGCTCAGCTGCCCAGGTACAAGTGCAGCATTCTCCAGCAAGGCCAGGCCATTGCTGCTGCCTCAGTGGGTCCCGTGGCTGGCATGATATCTCCTCAGCAGTCTGGCATGAGGCATCCCATACCTG GCCAGTATGGAGGGCCACAGGGGATGCCAGGTTACATACCAGGAGGGATGCCTCCATATGGAGAGACCTCTTCTGTGGTTTCTCCAGGGTACCAGGGAACCCCTTCGCGGCCACCCATGGGTATCAGACCCCCTGTCATGTCTCCTGGAGGCCGATACTGA
- the c8h17orf75 gene encoding protein Njmu-R1 isoform X1 has protein sequence MFTSQTSSFQDSIDVEERDDFDSEEIAGYSQKIQLNCYYTIYLYQGTRSEATGENVAWNQRRADSTTSQDDFSLTLIDSSLPSEAEPELRTYISRRLSKGALLGGMGNIATVELSIPEQAVGCYCCLLEQERSPEQPDADGNGYVICFMGGSEKGLNLFRLELDKYVQGLHSSLQTPELQNLETEVRPYLSRWYEESVMHIYRVVQLVQNNISFLLHAALSHTHVEVINSDEKTKADVSRFIKAASLQGLSQQETTTASLCKAIAEGAQSDLIIDCSTSPPTLLNTVSNRFCDDWIQAFLNAAERCNPFLLRQILENFKLKAIQDMNSLKRFVRQAEMSHYALFRCCQFLQGCGNGDVLLQNARAEHSDLPEACSIITVLEEFLREQSQAQA, from the exons ATGTTTACCTCCCAAACCTCATCGTTCCAAGACTCGATCGACGTGGAAGAGAGAGATGATTTTGACAGCGAAGAAATCGCTGGATACAGCCAGAAAATCCAGCTGAACTGCTACTACACCATCTATCTTTACCAAGGCACAAG ATCTGAGGCTACTGGGGAAAATGTGGCATGGAACCAGAGACGAGCTGACTCTACAACCAGTCAGGATGACTTTAG CCTGACACTAATCGACAGCAGCCTGCCATCAGAGGCAGAACCTGAGTTGCGGACCTATATTTCAAGACGGCTGAGCAAAGGAGCCCTGCTTGGAGGTATGGGCAATATCGCTACAGTGGAACTCAG TATCCCAGAGCAGGCAGTTGGATGCTACTGCTGTCTCTTGGAGCAGGAAAGGTCTCCTGAACAGCCCGATGCTGATGGAAATGGATATGTAATCTGCTTTATGGGGGGCTCTGAAAAAGGACTGAACTT ATTCAGATTAGAGCTTGATAAATATGTCCAAGGCCTGCACAGCAGCCTGCAAACCCCAGAG ctgcaAAACCTTGAGACAGAGGTCCGTCCCTATCTGAGCCGGTGGTACGAGGAGTCTGTGATGCACATTTATCGAGTGGTGCAGCTGGTCCAGAACAACATCAGCTTCTTGCTTCATGCT GCTCTGAGTCACACACATGTGGAGGTCATAAACTCAGACGAGAAGACCAAGGCTGATGTGTCTAG GTTCATTAAAGCAGCCAGTTTGCAGGGTCTGTCCCAGCAAGAGACCACAACAGCTTCTCTTTGTAAGGCTATTGCAGAGGGTGCACAGTCTGACCTGATTATAGACTGCTCTACCAGCCCACCTACTCTTCTGAACACTG tTAGTAATCGTTTCTGTGATGACTGGATTCAGGCTTTTTTAAATGCTGCAGAACGTTGTAATCCCTTCCTACTCAGACAGATCCTAGAGAACTTTAAACTTAAG GCCATCCAGGACATGAACAGCCTGAAACGCTTTGTGCGGCAGGCGGAAATGAGTCACTACGCCCTGTTTCGCTGCTGCCAGTTCCTACAAGGCTGCGGAAATGGGGATGTGTTGCTGCAGAATGCCAGGGCGGAGCACAGTGACCTGCCTGAAGCCTGCAGCATTATTACTGTCCTGGAGGAGTTCCTCAGGGAACAGTCCCAAGCCCAGGCCTGA
- the c8h17orf75 gene encoding protein Njmu-R1 isoform X2, with translation MFTSQTSSFQDSIDVEERDDFDSEEIAGYSQKIQLNCYYTIYLYQGTSLTLIDSSLPSEAEPELRTYISRRLSKGALLGGMGNIATVELSIPEQAVGCYCCLLEQERSPEQPDADGNGYVICFMGGSEKGLNLFRLELDKYVQGLHSSLQTPELQNLETEVRPYLSRWYEESVMHIYRVVQLVQNNISFLLHAALSHTHVEVINSDEKTKADVSRFIKAASLQGLSQQETTTASLCKAIAEGAQSDLIIDCSTSPPTLLNTVSNRFCDDWIQAFLNAAERCNPFLLRQILENFKLKAIQDMNSLKRFVRQAEMSHYALFRCCQFLQGCGNGDVLLQNARAEHSDLPEACSIITVLEEFLREQSQAQA, from the exons ATGTTTACCTCCCAAACCTCATCGTTCCAAGACTCGATCGACGTGGAAGAGAGAGATGATTTTGACAGCGAAGAAATCGCTGGATACAGCCAGAAAATCCAGCTGAACTGCTACTACACCATCTATCTTTACCAAGGCACAAG CCTGACACTAATCGACAGCAGCCTGCCATCAGAGGCAGAACCTGAGTTGCGGACCTATATTTCAAGACGGCTGAGCAAAGGAGCCCTGCTTGGAGGTATGGGCAATATCGCTACAGTGGAACTCAG TATCCCAGAGCAGGCAGTTGGATGCTACTGCTGTCTCTTGGAGCAGGAAAGGTCTCCTGAACAGCCCGATGCTGATGGAAATGGATATGTAATCTGCTTTATGGGGGGCTCTGAAAAAGGACTGAACTT ATTCAGATTAGAGCTTGATAAATATGTCCAAGGCCTGCACAGCAGCCTGCAAACCCCAGAG ctgcaAAACCTTGAGACAGAGGTCCGTCCCTATCTGAGCCGGTGGTACGAGGAGTCTGTGATGCACATTTATCGAGTGGTGCAGCTGGTCCAGAACAACATCAGCTTCTTGCTTCATGCT GCTCTGAGTCACACACATGTGGAGGTCATAAACTCAGACGAGAAGACCAAGGCTGATGTGTCTAG GTTCATTAAAGCAGCCAGTTTGCAGGGTCTGTCCCAGCAAGAGACCACAACAGCTTCTCTTTGTAAGGCTATTGCAGAGGGTGCACAGTCTGACCTGATTATAGACTGCTCTACCAGCCCACCTACTCTTCTGAACACTG tTAGTAATCGTTTCTGTGATGACTGGATTCAGGCTTTTTTAAATGCTGCAGAACGTTGTAATCCCTTCCTACTCAGACAGATCCTAGAGAACTTTAAACTTAAG GCCATCCAGGACATGAACAGCCTGAAACGCTTTGTGCGGCAGGCGGAAATGAGTCACTACGCCCTGTTTCGCTGCTGCCAGTTCCTACAAGGCTGCGGAAATGGGGATGTGTTGCTGCAGAATGCCAGGGCGGAGCACAGTGACCTGCCTGAAGCCTGCAGCATTATTACTGTCCTGGAGGAGTTCCTCAGGGAACAGTCCCAAGCCCAGGCCTGA